In Dermacentor variabilis isolate Ectoservices chromosome 7, ASM5094787v1, whole genome shotgun sequence, a genomic segment contains:
- the Rpn12 gene encoding regulatory particle non-ATPase 12: MALLDELVANYQLLTQEWSKKSPDLRRCGALLAMLKVTLTQLPFLPTSNTAVTKKELLLARDILEIGAQWSVMTRDIPSFERYMAQLKCYYLDYQNDLPESTYKYQLLGLNLLCLLSQNRVAEFHTELELLPAKEIQSNVYITHPVSLEQFLMEGSYNKVFLSKGNVPAASYSFFMDILLDTVRDEIARCIEKAYERISSPEVTRMLFLDSPQLTDVYASKRGWTATNNVYQFGTEVKHTEDVISTEDLAIQAIGYARELEMIV; encoded by the exons ATGGCGCTGTTAGACGAATTGGTCGCAAATTACCAGCTCCTCACGCAGGAATGGAGCAAGAAATCCCCCGACCTCCGGAGATGCGGCGCCTTGTTAGCCATGCTAAAG GTTACGTTGACGCAGCTGCCGTTCTTGCCCACTTCAAACACcgccgtcacaaagaaagagcTCCTTTTAGCAC GAGACATACTCGAAATTGGCGCGCAGTGGAGCGTCATGACGCGGGACATCCCGTCCTTTGAGCGCTACATGGCCCAGTTAAAATGCTACTACCTCGACTATCA GAACGACTTGCCCGAGTCTACGTACAAGTACCAGTTGCTTGGCCTCAACCTCCTCTGCCTACTGTCTCAGAACAGGGTGGCCGAATTCCACACG GAGCTGGAGCTTCTGCCAGCCAAGGAGATCCAGAGCAACGTGTACATCACCCACCCGGTCTCCCTTGAGCAGTTCCTCATGGAGGGCAGCTACAACAAG GTGTTCCTGTCGAAGGGTAACGTACCAGCGGCGAGCTACAGCTTCTTCATGGACATCCTGCTGGACACGGTGCGGGACGAGATCGCGCGCTGCATCGAGAAGGCCTACGAACGCATCTCCAGCCCGGAGGTCACCCGCATGCTCTTCCTTGACTCGCCCCAGCTGACCGACGTCTACGCCAGCAAG CGAGGGTGGACGGCAACAAACAACGTGTACCAGTTCGGCACGGAAGTGAAGCACACAGAAGACGTCATCT